One stretch of Agelaius phoeniceus isolate bAgePho1 chromosome W unlocalized genomic scaffold, bAgePho1.hap1 SUPER_W_unloc_2, whole genome shotgun sequence DNA includes these proteins:
- the LOC143692594 gene encoding olfactory receptor 14C36-like, whose product MSNSSSIRHFLLLALADTRQLQLLHFCLLLGISLAALLGNGLIISAVACGHHLHTPMFFFLLNLALSDLGSICTTVPKAMHNSLWDTSNISYTGCAAQVFFFMFFISAEYFLLTIMCYDRYVSICKPLHYGTLLGSRACAHMAAAAWASAFLYSLLHTANTFSLPLCHGNALGQFFCEIPQILKLSCSKSYLREVGLIAVSTCFCFGCFVFIVFSYVQIFRAVLRIPSEQGRHKAFSTCLPHLTVLSLFFSTGTSLYLKPPSMSSPSQDLVLSVLFSVVPPTLNPLIYSLRNQELKAAVWRLMTGCFHKH is encoded by the coding sequence ATGtcgaacagcagctccatcaggcacttcctgctgctggcattggcagacacgcggcagctgcagctcctgcacttctgcctcttgctgggcatctccctggctgccctcctgggcaacggcctcatcatcagcgccgtagcctgcggccaccacctgcacacgcccatgttcttcttcctgctcaacctggccctcagcgacctgggctccatctgcaccactgtccccaaagccatgcacaattccctctgggacaccagcaacatctcctacactggatgtgctgcccaagtatttttctttatgttcttcatctcagcagagtatttcctcctgaccatcatgtgctacgaccgctacgtgtccatctgcaaacccctgcactacgggaccctcctgggcagcagagcttgtgcccacatggcagcagctgcctgggccagtgcctttctctattcactgctgcacacggccaatacattttccctgcccctgtgccatggcaatgccctgggccagttcttctgtgaaatcccacagatcctcaagctctcctgctccaaatcgtATCTCAGGGAAGTTGGCCTCATTGCAGTTAGCACTTGCTTctgttttggctgttttgtgttcattgttttctcctatgtgcagatcttcagggctgtgctgaggatcccctctgagcagggacggcacaaagccttttccacctgcctccctcacctgactgtgctctccctgttctTCAGCACTGGTACTTCTTTGTACCTGAAGcctccctccatgtcctccccatcccaggaTCTGGTCCTGTCAGTTCTGttctcagtggtgcctccaaccctgaaccccctcatctacagcctgaggaaccaggagctcaaggctgcagtgtggagactgatgactggatgctttcacaaacattaa